The Oryzihumus leptocrescens sequence GGGACGATGCGGAGGCGATGCGGGCGGTCGTGGACCAGGTGGCGGGCTACACCGACCCGCGTGCCACGGCCCTGCACGCGATGTGGGTGTGACCACCTAGACTCGCCGCGGCACACCAAGGAGGCTCTGTGGCGGGTCGGATCAAGGCCGACGACGTTGCTCTCGTCAAGGAACGCTCGTCGATCGAGGACGTCGTGCGCGAGCACGTCACGCTGCGCAGCGCCGGGCCCGGCTCGCTCAAGGGCCTGTGCCCCTTCCACGACGAGAAGTCACCGTCGTTCAACATCCGTCCCGCGGTGGGCGCGTGGCACTGCTTCGGCTGCGGCGAGGGCGGCGACGTCATCTCCTTCGTGCAGAAGGTCGAGCACCTCAGCTTCAGCGAGGCCGTCGAGCGGCTCGCCGGCAAGCTCGGCATGGAGCTGCACTACGAGGACGGCGGCGGCCCGCGACGGGACGAGGGGCTGGGCAAGCGGTCCCGGCTGGTCGAGGCGCACCGGGTGGCCGCGGAGTTCTACGCCGGCTCCCTGGTCGACCTGGCCGAGGCGCGCGCCGGGCGTGACTTCCTGCGGGACCGGGGTTTCGACCGGACCGCTGCCGAGCACTTCGGGGTCGGTTTCTCTCCGCGGGCCGGGGAGGCCCTGACCCGGCACCTGCGGGCCAAGGGGTTCAGCGACGACGAGATCGTGACCGCGGGGCTGGCCGGGCGGGGGCAGCGCGGACTCTACGACCGGTTCCGCGGGCGCCTCATGTGGCCGATCCGCGACATCACCGGCGACGTGGTCGGGTTCGGCGCTCGGCGGCTGTTCGACGACGACCGGATCGAGGCAAAGTACCTCAACACCGCCGAGACCTCGATCTACAAGAAGTCCACCGTGCTCTACGGCCTCGACCTGGCCAAGAAGGCCATCTCCCGCGACCGCACCGCGGTCGTGGTCGAGGGCTACACCGACGTCATGGCCTGCCACCTCGCGGGCATCGAGACCGCTGTGGCCACCTGTGGCACGGCCTTCGGCGTCGACCACATCAAGGTGCTGCGCCGGCTCATGCGCGACGAGAGCGACCTGGCGCCGGCGAAGGTGGTGTTCACCTTCGACGGTGACGCCGCCGGCCAGAAGGCGGCGATGCGGGCCTTCGCCGACGACCAGCGCTGGGCCTCCCAGTCGTTCGTCGCCGTGGAGTCCTCCGGCAAGGACCCGTGCGAGCTGCGCCAGTCCGGCGGCGACCTGGCGGTGCGCGCGCTCATCGAGGACGCCCTGCCGATGTTCGAGTTCGCCGTGCGCACCACCCTGGCGCGCTTCGACCTGGCCAACGCCGAGGGGCGCATCCAGGGCCTGCGGGCGGTGGCGCCGATCATCGCCGGCATCCGCGACCGCTCACTGCGGCCGGAGTACACCCGCACCGTCGCCGGCTGGATCGGCGTCGAGGTCGAGCAGGTGGCTGCCGAGGTCGGTCGCGCCGGGCGGATCGCCGCTCGCGACGCGGCGTCCGGTGGTGGTGTCCCGGGGCGCGGCACGGACGGCGCCGGCCACGGCCCGAACGGGGGTGCCGGCCGGGGCGAGCCGGAGCACGACCGGCGCGACGAGGCCCAGGTCATGCCGCACCCCGACCTGCGCGACCCCGTGGTGCTGGCCGAGCGGCAGCTGCTCCAGGCGGTGCTGCAGTTCCCGGGCCAGTTCGACGCGACCGAGCTCGAGGCCATCGACCCGGTGGCGTTCACCGCGCCGGCCCACCGGGCCGTCCATGACGCGATCCGCGCGGCCGGCGGCCCCGGCGCCGCCGCCTCCACCGGCGTGTGGGCCGACCGGGTCACCGAGGCTGCCGCGGCCACCGTCCGGCCGCTGGTGAGCGAGCTGGCCGTGGCCCCGCTGCCGACGAGGATCGACGGCGCGACCGGGCTGCCCGAACGGCGCTACCTCAACTCCCTGCTCGTGCGCGTGCAGGAGGTGGCCCTGACCCGGCGCATCGCTGACGCGCTCAGCGCGCTGCGGCGCATGGAGTCCGGTGATCCCGAGGCGGCACGGGCCCTGTCGGTCCAGCTCCAGGGGCTCCAGCGTGAGCTGGTCGCCCTGCGTGACAGGCTGGGCTGATGCGCCTTCCCCGTCTCCGCAAGACCCAGCCCGACCTGCCCGTCGACGTCGCCGCGACGCTCGAGCTCGGGCGGGGGGAGCGCGTCCTCGCCCACGCCGTGGACGACGCCACCGGCGCCACGGTGGTGGCGACGACGTGGGCGCTGTGCGTGGTCGCCCCCGACGCCGCCTCGGTCAGCCTGCGGCGACCCTGGCACGTCGTGGACGCCGGGGTGTGGCAGCACGAGACCTTCCTGCTGACGGTGACGTTCGTCGACGGCACGCGACCGGTGCAGTGGACCTTGCGCGACCAGCAGACCCTGCTCCCGGAGACGCTGCGCGAGCGGGTCCAGGCCAGCGTGGTGCTCGCCCAGCGCCTCTCGGTGGGTGAGCGCCGGATGGCCAGGGTCGCGATCCGCAAGGACTTCCGCACCGGCGAGCTGGTCTCCCAGACGGTCCTCGGTCGCGGCGTGCGGGCCAGTGACGTGAGCGTCCAGGAGCAGGTCGCCCAGGCGCTGGCCGAGCTCGAGGACCAGGTCGGCATCACCCGCTGACACGGGCACGCCACACCGGCCCGGGCGGTTTCGGAACAGCCCGAAACCTTTGCTACAGTTACGCCCGCGAGCGCAGCCCGCAACAATCCCCTGTAGCTCAATTGGCAGAGCAGCCGGCTGTTAACCGGCAGGTTATTGGTTCGAGTCCAATCGGGGGAGCTCGTCGCGTCAGGCCCGGATCCAGAACGGATCCGGGCCTTCGTGGTGTTCAGGCCGGCCGCCGACCCCACCTCAGGGACCCCGCCGAACCACACCGCCGAGAGGGACGTTTCTCCGGGTTCGGGTGGTGCGAAACCCTGAGGAACGTCCCTCTCGGCGGGATAGCCGGGGGGAGGCCGGCGTGCTGCGGGACGGGGCGTGTGCGGGTGGGGGAGGGCGGGGCGTGTGCGGGTGGGTGGGGGGCGGGCCTCAGGGGAGGGCGAGGGTCGTGTTGCTGGCCGCGGCCGCCAGGGCCAGCCCCGTGGCGTCGGGCGCGGCCGAGGTGACCGTGAAGCCCATCGGCAGCTTCGGCAGCGGGAACGAGCGGTCCAGGGCGCTCTGCAGCGCCGAGCGCACGACCGTCGGGGCCGAGTTCAGGTCACCGCCGGACACCGCCACGCGCAGGACGCCCTGGCGCACGGTGACGTCGGCGTTGCCGCGGAGGGTCACGTCACCCA is a genomic window containing:
- the dnaG gene encoding DNA primase; translated protein: MAGRIKADDVALVKERSSIEDVVREHVTLRSAGPGSLKGLCPFHDEKSPSFNIRPAVGAWHCFGCGEGGDVISFVQKVEHLSFSEAVERLAGKLGMELHYEDGGGPRRDEGLGKRSRLVEAHRVAAEFYAGSLVDLAEARAGRDFLRDRGFDRTAAEHFGVGFSPRAGEALTRHLRAKGFSDDEIVTAGLAGRGQRGLYDRFRGRLMWPIRDITGDVVGFGARRLFDDDRIEAKYLNTAETSIYKKSTVLYGLDLAKKAISRDRTAVVVEGYTDVMACHLAGIETAVATCGTAFGVDHIKVLRRLMRDESDLAPAKVVFTFDGDAAGQKAAMRAFADDQRWASQSFVAVESSGKDPCELRQSGGDLAVRALIEDALPMFEFAVRTTLARFDLANAEGRIQGLRAVAPIIAGIRDRSLRPEYTRTVAGWIGVEVEQVAAEVGRAGRIAARDAASGGGVPGRGTDGAGHGPNGGAGRGEPEHDRRDEAQVMPHPDLRDPVVLAERQLLQAVLQFPGQFDATELEAIDPVAFTAPAHRAVHDAIRAAGGPGAAASTGVWADRVTEAAAATVRPLVSELAVAPLPTRIDGATGLPERRYLNSLLVRVQEVALTRRIADALSALRRMESGDPEAARALSVQLQGLQRELVALRDRLG